In one Notolabrus celidotus isolate fNotCel1 chromosome 1, fNotCel1.pri, whole genome shotgun sequence genomic region, the following are encoded:
- the LOC117820700 gene encoding olfactory receptor 142-like, whose amino-acid sequence MIVINSTKISFFTLAAYSDTGLLKYIYFIIMMCIYVLIICANLLLVVVICMNGSLHEPMYIFLCSLFVNELFGSTGLFPFLLVQILSDIHTVSVPFCFLQIFCSYSYVTVEFTNLAVISYDRYVAICYPLQYNVNMTSFKVTMLIAVVWLPPFLVVFVTTVLTASLQLCGNIINKVYCNNYSIIKLSCFDTKTNNYYELTAATSMICVSLSVTFYTYMKILQVCYSGSKQTRQKAVSTCTPHLASLLNYYLGAFFLLLENRFNMNSVPYMLQILLSLYFLICQPLLNPLIYGLNMSKVRVKCKNIFFRSFGKIKTSS is encoded by the coding sequence ATGATTGTAATTAACTCTACTAAGatttcatttttcacacttGCAGCTTACTCAGACACTGGGCTGTtaaagtatatatattttatcattatgaTGTGCATCTATGTTTTGATTATTTGTGCAAATCTTTTGCTTGTTGTGGTAATCTGTATGAACGGAAGCTTACATGAACCTATGTACATATTCCTCTGCAGTCTGTTTGTGAATGAGCTGTTTGGTAGTACAGGGTTGTTTCCATTTCTCCTGGTTCAGATTCTCTCTGACATTCacactgtttctgttcctttttgtttcctACAGATTTTCTGTTCTTACTCATACGTAACTGTTGAATTTACAAACTTAGCAGTAATATCCTATGACAGATATGTTGCTATATGTTATCCTTTACAATATAATGTAAATATGACCTCTTTCAAGGTTACCATGCTCATTGCAGTGGTATGGTTACCTCCTTTTTTAGTGGTGTTTGTTACGACTGTTTTGACTGCCTCTTTACAGCTGTGTGGAAACATCATAAATAAAGTCTACTGTAACAACTACTCCATAATTAAACTGAGTTGCTTTGACACCAAAACCAACAATTATTATGAACTAACTGCTGCTACTTCAATGATTTGTGTTTCACTGTCCGTGACATTTTACACTTACATGAAGATTCTTCAAGTCTGTTATTCTGGTTCCAAACAGACCCGACAGAAAGCTGTCAGTACCTGCACACCTCACCTGGCCTCTCTGCTCAACTATTATTTGGGggctttttttctattattagaAAACAGATTTAATATGAACAGTGTACCGTACATGTTGCAAATATTACTATcattgtattttcttatttgcCAACCACTCCTCAACCCTTTAATTTATGGCCTCAACATGTCAAAAGTACGcgtcaaatgtaaaaatattttcttccgTTCTTTTGGAAAGATTAAAACATCCAGCTGA
- the LOC117819080 gene encoding putative gustatory receptor clone PTE03: MINFTHFSHFRLGGFSETRVLKYLFFMIVMFIYTLILCANLLLIVVICKNRSLHEPMYIFPCSLFVNELFGSTGFFPLLLIQILSDSHTVSVPLCFLQIFCVYLYVNVELLILAAISYDRYLAICYPLQYISLMTFKKVGVLIAVSWLTACLSVACTVSLSSTLQLCGNIIDNVYCNNYSIVKLACSDTTINNIYGLFITALTVFVPLIWIFYTYMRILKVCFSGSKQTRQKAVSTCTPHLASLLNFTFGICIEVTQSRLNMSGVPSLLSIILSLYLLTCQPILNPVMYGLKMSKIFNICKSLFCSKALIIQLNR, encoded by the coding sequence ATGAtcaattttacacatttttctcatttcaggCTCGGTGGCTTTTCTGAAACCAGGGTTTTAAAatacttgtttttcatgattgTAATGTTTATCTACACGTTAATTCTGTGTGCCAACCTGTTGCTCATTGTTGTTATCTGTAAGAACAGGAGCTTACATGAACCTATGTATATATTTCCATGCAGTCTGTTTGTCAATGAGCTGTTTGGTAGTACAGggttcttccctctcctcttgattcagattctctctgacagtcacactgtttctgttcctttgtgtttcctgcagatctTCTGTGTGTACTTATATGTAAATGTAGAGCTTTTAATTTTAGCTGCCATTTCTTATGACAGATATCTTGCCATCTGTTATCCTCTGCAATATATCTCTcttatgacatttaaaaaggttgGCGTGCTTATTGCAGTGTCATGGTTAACTGCTTGTCTTTCTGTTGCTTGCACAGTGTCCTTGAGTTctactctgcagctgtgtgggaACATTATTGACAATGTTTATTGTAATAACTACTCCATAGTTAAACTGGCCTGCTCTGACAccacaataaataacatttacggGCTCTTTATTACTGCATTGACAGTTTTTGTTCCTCTAATTTGGATCTTTTATACTTACATGAGGATTCTTAAAGTTTGTTTCTCTGGTTCCAAACAGACCAGACAGAAAGCTGTCAGTACCTGCACACCTCACCTGGCCTCTCTGCTCAACTTTACTTTTGGAATTTGCATTGAGGTTACTCAGAGCAGGCTGAATATGAGCGGAGTACCAAGTCTGCTGTCCATAATTTTGTCCTTATACCTTCTTACATGTCAGCCGATCCTAAACCCGGTCATGTACGgcctgaaaatgtccaaaatattcaatatatgtAAAAGCCTGTTTTGTTCTAAAGCTCTGATTATCCAACTCAATCGTTGA
- the LOC117819090 gene encoding olfactory receptor 11A1-like, with amino-acid sequence MINFTHFSHFRLGGFSETRVLKHLFFMIVMFIYMLILCANLLLIVVICKNRSLHEPMYIFPCSLFVNELFGSTGFFPLLLVQILSDSHTVSVPLCFLQIFCVYSYIYVEFFILAVISYDRYLAICYPLQYISLMTFKKVAVLITVSWLTACLSVACTVSLRSTLQLCGNIIDNVYCNNYSIVKLACSDTTINNIYGIVISIIRICAPLIWIFYTYMRILKVCFSGSKQTRQKAVSTCTPHLASLLNFTFGICIEIIQSRLNMSGVPSLLSIILSLYLLTCQPILNPVMYGLKMSKIFNICKSLFCSKALIIQLNR; translated from the coding sequence ATGAtcaattttacacatttttctcatttcaggCTCGGTGGCTTTTCTGAAACCAGGGttttaaaacacttgtttttcatgattgTAATGTTTATCTACATGTTAATTCTGTGTGCCAACCTGTTGCTCATTGTTGTTATCTGTAAGAACAGGAGCTTACATGAACCTATGTATATATTTCCATGCAGTCTGTTTGTCAATGAGCTGTTTGGTAGTACGGggttcttccctctcctcttggttcagattctctctgacagtcacactgtttctgttcctttgtgtttcctgcagatcttctgtgtgtactcatatatatatgtagagttttttattttagccGTCATTTCTTATGACAGATATCTTGCCATCTGTTATCCTCTGCAATATATCTCTcttatgacatttaaaaaggttgCCGTGCTTATTACAGTGTCATGGTTAACTGCTTGTCTTTCTGTTGCTTGCACAGTGTCCTTGCGTTctactctgcagctgtgtgggaACATTATTGACAATGTTTATTGTAATAACTACTCCATAGTTAAACTGGCCTGCTCTGACAccacaataaataacatttacggTATAGTTATAAGCATAATCAGAATATGTGCTCCTCTGATTTGGATCTTTTACACTTACATGAGGATTCTTAAAGTTTGTTTCTCTGGTTCCAAACAGACCAGACAGAAAGCTGTCAGTACCTGCACACCTCACCTGGCCTCTCTGCTCAACTTTACTTTTGGAATTTGCATTGAGATTATTCAGAGCAGGCTGAATATGAGCGGAGTACCAAGTCTGCTGTCCATAATTTTGTCCTTATACCTTCTTACATGTCAGCCGATCCTAAACCCGGTCATGTACGgcctgaaaatgtccaaaatattcaatatatgtAAAAGCCTGTTTTGTTCTAAAGCTCTGATTATCCAACTCAATCGTTGA